Within Meles meles chromosome 19, mMelMel3.1 paternal haplotype, whole genome shotgun sequence, the genomic segment CTCTCTTCTGTTCTAGAGGTAAGCTTCCATTCTCCTGGCTGTGAAGGAATTTTTATAGGTAAGTTTGAAAAGCCCTCGACTAAAGACATAATTTATACATAGAGAGGCAGTTTGGCTTAGAGCGGATAACTAGGAGTAAGACTAGGGAATCATGCCCTGAATTCTGTGTCAAGCATcattgttatttctattttttttttaaagattttatttatttatttgacagagagagatcacaagtagacagagaggcaggcagagagagagagagagggaagcaggctcgccgctgagcagagagcccgatgtgggactcgatcccaggcccctgagatcatgacccgagccgaaggcagcagcttaacccactgagccacccaggcgccctgttatttctatttttttaagagaaaactgaTTCAGAGAAGACTACCTGTGTAAGACCATTCAATTTGTTAACAGAGAACTACTTGCCATACTTCAAATTATAGGTAATTAATACATTGTTACCAGTAATTCAGTGAAATGCAAAATTAGAGTTTTAGTTCCTGTGTAAGGCCTTATCACAATTAAAGTATGGTAACTTTGAATGGCAAAGTAGTCATTGTCAgtgataataattttattttggtgttctcatttttacattgatttttaaagttatattttcttccatttttaataaaatactaaatacttCAGTATGCATTTCCTGTAGACTGTAGTTCCTGTAATGCCTGTAACTGTCCATTGTGATTTGCTTCTCTCAGACCCAATAAGTCGTAACCACCAATTGGAGATGAAAGTGGtacatgtgggggcgcctggatggctcggtgggttaagccgctgccttcggctcaggtcatgatctcagggtcctgggatcgagtcccgcatcgggctctctgctcgcagggagcctgcttctctctctgcctgcctctctgtctacttgtgatctctctctgtcaaataaataaaaattaaaaaaaatttaaaaaaaaaaaaaaaaaaaaaagaaagtggtacATGTGGAATCAAGCATTATCAGGACCAGAGTGCATAAGAAATTCATGAAATACATGAATATGTAAGCCAGGCTCCATTTCATTCACCAGGGTTGCATCAGTACCTCTCCCATAgctcatatatgtatatatggtctCACGGGGGATCATTTATGACCAGCTGATAGAGGAGGAAAAGTCCCAAGTTTGATTCACATATGCATCTATTCAGTATACAAGCCAGAAATGGATGGACAGTACACTATAGCCCCATTCAGGAGTGGCCCTGAAAATTCTTCCAGTGGAGTAAGAATTTTATCAATATATCTGGTACTCTACTTTgagtgaaaggaaaagtgacCTAAAGTTAGAATTGATATGGCCACATGTGTAGTGGTGTATGGATTGATATACAAGATATATGGATTGATGTGTAAGATATCTGAGAACAACAAGACTGGAAGATCAGGGAAAAGGAGGTCTGGAGTGGAGGAATGTGGAGAGACATGGTAGTAGGCATGAAGTGTATCTAAGTAACTTTGTATTTTACATTAGTACCCACAGAGAACATGTACTGTGAATGAAACAGTACATCAGGTAGACAAAATGATGTGCTCAGTTAATATCATCcagtttttgtcattgttttcctAATTGTGGCACAATGGTGGCAGGGTTAGAAGTTACCTATGGGCCAAACGGCATGGCCTTTCATTTACCAAAGATGATGTAGCTAGTAGTGCCACAAAATATTCAGCTTGTTAGCAAAAGAGACAAATTCAGAGTCCCAGTTATGGCACAGTCCCTCAAGGAGACCAACCAACCATTTGATGGCAAGGCAGAACTACTTCCACCCTGGACAGgaattaacacacattttgacTATGGATTTACCTTTCCTGCCCACAGGACTTCAGCTAGTACTAGCATACAAGGCTTACAGAGCTTTTCTGTAAGCTTTGTAACCATTGTCTTGGATCCCAATAACATTCCATCCAACCAGGAATCTACTTTGCTGCAAAGGAGATGACAGGAGTTAGCCCAGGACCATGGTTCCATTGTATTATGTATTGTAACAACAAAAAGCTGCCAACTTGATAAAGCACCGGAAGGCCTTTTGAGGACACAGCTAAAATGCCAGGTTGGAAGATATGCTTTCTTCCAGGATACAGTACATCCTTGGCATAAAAATTTagtgaaaaatacaaatttatagaTTCAAGAAGTTCAGTGAACTCTAAGAAGGATAAATAGCAGAGCAAACTACAGGGAGACACAACATAATAAAACTGCCTTAAAGCAAATATAAAGAGAATTGTGAAAGAAGCTATATAAATAGGACACATTTATGTAAATAAGGGGGAAATGATACAAATGATCGCTGACTTGtcattaaaaaattgaaagactgggggcgcctgggtggctcagtgggttaaagcctctgccttcggctcaggtcatgaacccaggaccctgggatcgagccccgcatcgggctgtctgctcagcagggagcctgcttcctcctctctctctccgcctgactctctgcctacttgtgatctctgtcaaataaataaaatcttttaaaaaaaattgaaagactgAAGACAATGGTAACATAATTAAAGGGccaaaagaagaataagaaggaaTACCCCCAAATTATTCATCCAGTAAAAATGTCCTTCCACAATGAAAGCAAAATGAAGATACTTctagatttagaaaaaaagttaaaaaaaaagttaagagaatTTATCATCAGAAGACCTTAACTATAGGGAGTGCTAAAGGAATTTCTGCAGACTAGAGGGAAGATATCAAATGAAAACATAGattgtcgtgatgagcactgggtgttatatgcaactaatgaatcattgagcactatgtcagaaactaatgatgtcctatatgctggctaactgaacataaaagaAACATTGTTAGGAAGAAAAGTGTGCACAAAATAGTGAATATGTGagctacctttttctttttcagtgtcttAATTTAAAACACATGACTGTTCAAGCAAAACTGTAATGTTTTGTTGTGTGATTTAAAgtatatataggggcgcctgggtggcttggtcattaagtgtctgcctttggctcaggtcatgatcccagggtcctggcatccagccccacactgggctccctgctcagtggaaagcctgcttctctctctcccactccccctgcttgtgttccctctcttgctgtgtctctgtcaaataagtgaataaaatattttgtaaaaagtgTATATAAATGTAACATGTAATGAGTTCAATATAAAGAATTAAAGTAAATGGAACATTACAGGCATAGCTGAGATGGACTAAGCACACTACAGCCAATCTCCCCCTTGGATAACAGCCAAAACCTCTGGTTAAAATACAAAGAGCAAGTACCTGAGGACTTTGAAAAGCAAGTAATAGCAGGCAGATTAAGGAGAGAAATCAAAACTTGAAGATCAATTTGTACGGCACggtaaatttccttttttttaaaaaatagattttatctattcatttgacagagagagatcacaagtaggcagagaggcaggcagagagagagtgagagggaagcaggctccctgtagagcagagagcccgatgtgggactcaatcccaggcccctgagatcatgacctgagccgaaggcagcggcttaaatcattgagtcacccaggtgcccagtaaatttccttttatttacttacttattttaccCCTTTTATCTCCTGGCTTTGAACTGACAGTTGATGAAACTGGGAAACAGCCTGGGAACAGAGAGGCAAAAATCCTGAGAGAAACTTATCTTCTGACCAGAGAAGAAACTTATCTTCTGACTAAAAAAGATGGCCCCCGAGACCCTGAGAATATTGGGGGGAATCCCCCTTTTCTTCTGTCCCCTCCACCCTCATTCCTGGTACCTGCCCAAGGCCAGCACCAGTGATGAAATTGCACTGATGTCAGTGTATATGAAATCCTTAGTTAAAACACATTTCTCTAGATACAGGAACTGAGAAAAGAGCTTTTGTTTTGTAGAGTGTGGGGAGGAATGGTCATTAAATATCTAACTTTATTTCGCCACTGTAACCCAAGAGTGGCCCAGTAGTACAGAAATATGTGATAGGGTGGGAGGTTGAAACTCTTAGAAAATCTCATCTTTTGGGTCAAAGAAACTTGGAAAGAAGGACCTTAGGATCCATAATGTGAGAGGCGATTCAGAAGAAGACATTGCTAAAGAAGGagatactaaaataaaataaatttttaaaaaagaagggaatacTCTGGTTCTATGGATGAACTGATACAATTTTCAGTCTCACACCTATGCTGCACGTTCACAGCATACACAGAGAAGTGTAGAAAAGACATTTCTCAGAACTCAACTaatttctgggtgcctgggtggcttagttaagtgtctgattttggctcaggtcataatctcagggtcctgggatggagcccagcttcaggctccacattcagcagggtGTCTACTTATCCCTCTCCCGTTTGCTTGGCCCCTCTCCccgctcatgctttctttcttaaataaatatttttttttttaaagagaactcATTAATATCTGGATGGCTCAATGAATGACAGACCCAAACAATATATCCAAGGTTTTGGAACCAACACATACAGAAAGTGAGGCATAATTTGTGAACCTAACCCAGTTGATTgcctgctaaaacaaacaaaaaatcaatatactCCAGAGATTTTAATAGGGACCACAGTCTTATAATGTTATATTAAAAGTGTCTAGGATATAGTCCAGAATTACTTGATACACAGAACCCAGAAAATATCTGACCTACTTCAAGGGAACAGACAACCAAGAGATGTCAACCCCTAAATATTTCAGATGTTTAAATTAATAATGCAAAgcttattttgttaaaataataaagcacCATTCTCCGTGAAGTATAAGTAAACACTCTTGAAATGAATGGAAATATAAAAGTTCTCGGGagagaaatagaaactataaaaacaaccaaattgaaattttagaactttaaaataaaataactaaaatttaagaaTTCAAAGGGCATAAAAGCAGAGTAGATATGACAAATTTAGCTCAGGGGATTTAAAAGTGGCCAGTACAAAGTATCCAGTCTgaagcagggaaagaaaaattagaaaaaactcCACTAAGCCTCAATGACTTTTGGGCCAATATCAAAAGGCCTAATATTTGTGTTATATcattggaattccagaaggagagaagaaggaggaatgagagaaattttggagaaataatagttgaaaactcCAATTTGTTAAAAGACATTTTTCAGATTCAGAAAGCTCAATAAAACCCAAACATGTTAAAATCAAAATTACCAGACTTTCATAGTTAAAGCATAAAAGGCCaaaggtgaatttttaaaatgcttaaaagcATGTAGAAAAAATTATACTTTGCAGGTAGGAGAACAATATTTCACATCACTGCATATTTCAGATTAGAAAACATGTATTTGAGAAGACAGTGGAACAACATCTTAAATGTGCTGAAGGAAATGAATTGTCAATCCCAGAAAAAAACTCAAAAGTGAAGACAAAATAGACATTTTCGgatgaaggaaaactaagagaattcaTCACCAGCAGACCCACTCTAAATATGGGAAGGGTtcagatatccattgacagatgaatggataaagaaaatatgatttatatatacaatggaatattactcagccatcagaaagaacgaaatcttgccaacTCTACCTGCAAGGGGGTGAGCATAACTCCATATTTTCTTAGTTTGGGGTACACAGTGACTTTTCTTCCAAAGAGGATATTATGGGAagggcaaaagaagaaaaactttataATAGAGAAACCTGAAAAATCCTACCTTGGATGGGTAATCAAGGTCAACATTAATAGTCATTAATCATGCTGTACATGCTGTACATCAGCAAGTACATCCTTGCTATGATGTGAAAAAGAGGCATTTTACTTCTTTAAtaggctgaaagaaaaaaaaaaacctgccaaccaagaatactttatctgacaagaatatccttcagaaatgaaagagaaagacttTCCAAGACAAAGATTGAAGGAATTCATTACCACTAGACCTGCcttacaaaatgctaaaaatggtTCTTCAAGCTCAAAGTGATGCTACCTAGTAACATacaaaaacatatgaaaatatacaacACATTGGCAAAGGTAAATGTATAGTCAAATTCAGAATATTGTAACATCTTTGCATGGTGGTGTGTTAACCCTTTAACTATGGTATAAAGGTTAAAGAACAAGACCATAAAAATAACTGTATAATTtgttaatgaatataaaatataagaggTAGCTGTGCCAAAACAACGGTTGCTCCTTTGGATCGAGTAAAGGTTTTATTACAAGCTCACAATCACCATTACAAACATTTAGGAGTATTTTCTGCATTGCGTGCTGTTCCCCAGAAGGAGGGATACCTTGGATTATATAAAGGGAATGGTGCAATGATGATTCGAATCTTTCCCTATGGTGCAATCCAGTTTATGGCATTTGAACATTATAAAACGTTaattactacaaagctgggaGTTTCCGGTCATGTGCACAGATTAATGGCTGGATCCATGGCAGGTATGACAGCAGTTATCTGTACTTACCCTCTTGACATGGTGAGAGTACGCCTAGCATTCCAGGTGAAAGGGGAACACACTTACACAGGAATTATTCATGCATTCAAAACAATTTATGCAAAGGAAGGAGGTTTCCTTGGATTTTACAGAGGCCTGATGCCCACTATATTAGGAATGGCTCCATATGCAggtgtttcattttttacttttggtACCTTAAAGAGTGTTGGGCTTTCCCATGCTCCTACCCTTCTTGGCAGACCTTCATCAGACAATCCTAATGTCTTAGTTTTGAAAACCCACATAAACTTACTTTGTGGTGGTGTTGCTGGAGCAATAGCACAGACAATATCCTACCCATTTGATGTAACTCGTCGGCGAATGCAGTTAGGAACTGTTCTTCCAGAATTTGAAAAGTGCCTTACCATGTGGGAGACTATGAAGTATGTCTATGGACACCATGGAATTCGAAAAGGATTATATCGTGGTTTATCTCTTAATTACATTCGCTGTGTTCCCTCTCAAGCAGTGGCTTTCACAACGTATGAACTTATGAAGCAGTTTTTTCACCTCaactaaagaaaataatgttttcttttaaatctcagagggagaaacaaaatgTTACTTTAATTTTGGGAGGAACATTACTTGAAGGGGGATATTTGCCTTGTCACAGGAACCACTGGTTTTTtagtacttgattttttttttattcatcacAAATCAGAAGTGCTTACTGTGCTTTTTGATGCCAAATGTTATACCttagaacattgaaaaaaattcctAAGCTGATGCCGGCTAATCAGTTAGGTTATTTGAAACTATTTTAAAGTGTTACTTGGAAGTAGAACTAACTTAAAATGGGATTTAAGAGGTTGCCATTAGTTTTATCATGCTTTAATTATAATCATGATTTTCAAAGACTCTATgattggttattattattataaataggCTTGGTTATATTACAGCAGAAGGgtgaaaactgaatttttaaattatgtaaaacaTAGCTTGGGGGGTTGGTACTTGGCTGGCCCACCcagaagagcatatgactcttaatcttgggatcataagtttgagccccactatgtgtgtagagattactaaaaataaaaaaattttttaaaaaaccttacaAACACATAGTTTAGATGCCAGCATTGAAGATTATTCTTATTATCTCTTTTCTCATAATTCTGCTCCACTGCATAAAGGGACTGacacttttctctttgtttttaaataaaataaatgttgta encodes:
- the LOC123930547 gene encoding graves disease carrier protein-like, translating into MLYMLYISKYILAMICAKTTVAPLDRVKVLLQAHNHHYKHLGVFSALRAVPQKEGYLGLYKGNGAMMIRIFPYGAIQFMAFEHYKTLITTKLGVSGHVHRLMAGSMAGMTAVICTYPLDMVRVRLAFQVKGEHTYTGIIHAFKTIYAKEGGFLGFYRGLMPTILGMAPYAGVSFFTFGTLKSVGLSHAPTLLGRPSSDNPNVLVLKTHINLLCGGVAGAIAQTISYPFDVTRRRMQLGTVLPEFEKCLTMWETMKYVYGHHGIRKGLYRGLSLNYIRCVPSQAVAFTTYELMKQFFHLN